The Juglans regia cultivar Chandler chromosome 1, Walnut 2.0, whole genome shotgun sequence nucleotide sequence ttattgaACGGTAAAAAAATGCAGCAAGAAAAAGAGATACATCCTAGTGTCCAAGACCGCTACAACTACAACCGCCACCAAAATACTAGATAGGTGAATGTACGTGTATAAATCTAATAACAGATAGGTGAACAGTCTGTTTTCCTTCTCTATTTCTGCTATAGTCCATGTGTCTCTGAGCAATTTCCATGTACGTGACTTCAATCTGATAAAAgctaaattatttcatcttttagTTCTTATAATCCCCAGTTGGTTTGAAATTAAGtcttgagttgagttgatataTTTCCCTTATGATGTTGCACATACAGTGTGGTGTAGGAGGACAGATGAGCTTGTCGATGGGCCAAATGCTTCGCATATAACTCCAACAGCTTTGGATAGGTGGGAGTCACGGTTGGAAGATCTTTTTCGAGGCCGTCCATTTGACATGCTTGATGCTGCTTTATCAGATACAGTCACCAAATTCCCTGTTGATATCCAGGTTAGACGGTACTCTTGAGAAATCCTTGAAATATGTGACTACAACACTAAAAATCTTCACACTATTTTATCctatcttattaatataatagctCTAGGTTGTACTTTTAAGCTACTAAGATTATTAAACagaacttgaaaataaactgAATATGGTGCAACAATGAAAATTCATCAACACATTAGGTCTGAACTGAGAGATAGGGTCAGCACGGTActtgccaaaaaagaaaaagaacaaagaaaagggATGGCATGTCTCCACCAACAAAGGGAAAAGGAATATCAGAACACCGTACGTCTTTGTAGGCTTACTATTCCAAATCTCATTTGAGGTTTAAATGAAGACTTCCATTTAACTGGCAATACCCTTGATCAAAGTTGTAGCATCTTTTTCAAAAGCTTCTTGCTTTGATTATTAGACAACTTCTAACCCAATCGTGTGACCGTTATTACTGCAGCCATTCAAGGATATGATTGAAGGAATGAGAATGGACCTAAGGAAGTCAAGATACAAAAATTTTGATGAACTCTATCTCTATTGTTATTATGTTGCTGGGACAGTTGGATTGATGAGTGTTCCAGTTATGGGCATTGCACCTGATTCGCAAGCAACAACAGAGGGTGTATATAATGCTGCCTTGGCATTGGGGATTGCAAATCAGCTTACAAACATACTAAGGGATGTTGGAGAAGAGTAAGTGCAGAGCTTTAGACAGGATTAGCCATAATTATTCAGTCTTATTGGTAATATTAGTACAACAAAAATGCCCAAGCCTGGGAGGTTTTTCTTGGCTGATTGGGCTATCCAGTTATAAGTTACCATAACCGACTCCAAAGACGTGAAAATGTGGTACAATCAACCTGGTCAGGGATATACGTTCAAGTATTTGTATGCAGCTAGGTTGTTTTCAAAACTGGATTGTCCAAAATTTGTTtcatcaaagctggttctttcTGTTCAACCAGCCAGCCAAGTCCAGTCTGGACTTTGAGGTTCCTTACATCTAGTGTTGAACATTCTAAGTGATTCTACATCCCAGTTCTGTTTAATATAATGCTTATGATCCATAGGTTCCCAGAGAAGCTTTGTTGATTAAAGTGAACTTGGAATTTCATGACAGCCATTCTTAAGGAAATTCTTACAACATcaagcattatttttttatttttttcctccctaTTTGGGTACAACCACTGCTTTATTCCTTTGGGAATAAAATCGAACCTCAACTAAAAGCTCAGTGCCTTAGTAAATGCCTCTTGATGGAAATAATTGTATCTATAGTACGACCTTGACTCATCTCTTTATTATCCACTTCTCATGAATTTTTCTCTATCCAGTGCTAGAAGAGGTAGGGTTTATCTACCACAGGATGAGCTTACTCAGGCAGGGCTTTCAGATGAAGACATATTTGCTGGAAAGGTGACAGACAAATGGAGAAACTTCATGAAGAATCAAATAAAGAGGGCAAGGATGTTCTTTGATGAGGCAGAGAAAGGGGTGACAGAACTGAGTGCAGCTAGTAGATGGCCGGTAAACAATCTTTCTAtcaatatgaaaattcatgcCATGGATTACCCATTAGGTTTTttaaaaaccttaaaaaaaaaaaaagttgccaccgcaataatttttcataaatatcaaTGTATGTAATATAGGCATACTGCTTTACGAATCCAAATCCtgagtttcaaaaaaaaaaatgttctccATCTCCACAGCCTTGTAGGCCAGTCCTTGAAATATCTTTTTTCATCTGGAAATCtgactctttttatttttttctccttttattaAAGTATCTTGCCCTCCATCGTTTGTCACATGAAAGATACACTGGAAAGGAAATTTTTCCATGTGATTGAAAAAACTTTGAATTGTTGTTGGATATATCTTTGCCTGTTAGTTTATTTCTTAGCTACCAAGTCCGATATGAACGCATAATGTTCTTGGATATTGCAGGTATGGGCGTCCTTGTTATTGTACCGCCAAATATTGGACGAGATTGAAGCAAATGACTACAACAACTTCACCCAGAGGGCTTATGTAAGCAAAGCCAAGAAGTTACTTGCTTTGCCGATTGCATACACAAAATCTCTTGTCCCACCATCAAGAACATCATCTCTGTTGACCAAGGCATGAAACTGAAATACTGGGCATAAAATTATAGAACCGATCATGTAGGGGAAATGCTTAACTATAAGCTAAAAGGAAAAGGTATATTCTGTATATTTCCAAACCTTATTTTGCAGCTGGTATTCGCAGTAAAAAGTAAAAGCATCCCTCCAAAGATTCCTTGAAAAATCTGGCCTTGTGCTACAGAAATAGATGGCAACAGTGGATTTCCATACATAATACAGAAATATAATGGAAACCCATGTGCCTGCAGTGGATTTCCATACTCATGGTGTATGAGTTTGCAAGCATTTCTGGCGTCTTCGATTTCAATCCCAGAAACTCAAGTTTcaatatttatctcaaaaagTACATGTAAGAAGCATTCCAACTATTTCATAGACAGCGAATTCAATACTTTTACGGTGAGAAGTTTGAGAGTTTCTGTGTATTCTACAAAATTTCTTGCATTATGCCATaatataacagaaaatataaacagTGATAATacagaaaatatatagaaaGTGTTTAAGATTGAAAGAAAAGTACAAGAATGTCTTTGAATCAGTACCACCTAAGATGAAAGAAAAGCAGCATCATTGAGATCAATCTTGGATAAGGTTTTAACTTATTAGTAGATTTAGATGTATTTTTCTCTCTGATATTCTCTATCTtataaatttgatttgatttattattattattattattatttagcatATGGGGTGTATTGACGATATATTCAACTAAAAGTACCACATGCTAAGTTTGCCACAAAATTAAAGACAAATTAGAAAGAGCAAATGAGGGTTGTAGACTCGTAATTCAGTATTTGGTACTGAAGAATGGATTAGATTAAGCTATTGTCGAGAGTCtgtaaattctcaaaattagtCAGGACGTTGTTCTCGAACACccaatgctaataaaaaaaagagttagaatttatatctaataaaaatattattagaggtagatttatttttcattccatttttaAATATGATGCCCTCAGAAAAATCTTAATTGGATATAAGccaaatttttcattaaaaggGACAAGATCCACCTATttgttatgagaaatgatatttgtagttttaaagAGTGTAAATTGTACACTCTCTTTACAAAAAGTggataaatataagatttatataaaaaaaattattttttaatagtaaatctcattttttataaagagtataCGTGGAACTTATACATTTAGTATCTAGTATTgctcattttttattcataatagtTTATCTCTATTCATTTACATAACAACACACATTACTAACTCATTgcataaaagttaaattctaaTGCGAGACTCCTCGTTTGTTTATAcggatgaaatgagatgagatgagatgagatgagagtagAAAATTgaatacatattattataatattatttttattttgagatttgaaaaaattgaattgtttcttatatttgagtttgaaaaatttataataattaaataagatgagatataattatttatgaaaacaaatgaaaccTAATCCTAGattttgatcatattatataGGACTCGGAAGAGTGTGAAAccaattttttgtttaagaaaatctaaaaaaaaaaactttgttcgagaaaagaagaaaaaaacatatttgcCAAGCAAGCCCCCCAAAATATGGAATATGCACATCTGCCCAAATTGACCCACACATACATAGCCCATAACCTCTCCATGTCCCTGAGTTTGTATGTACAGCTTGAGTTTGGGGCCTAAGTCGAATGTCCACAGTTCTGTGCCTGAGACAGTAAAATCCTGAAGAAGAACAGTGAAATCAAGAAGGGGAaggacaagaagaagaagaaggataaTATAGACGAGCCCAGATCAGATCAGATCCGACCCACATCCGCAGGTCCTCCTGGTACGTTCTCTGcgaattagggttttggttcGTTATAGATTCATCGATTAATCAAACTTTGTTTAAAAAGTCCCATGGTTTCTTCGCTTGATTTTTTTGTCCTGAACTTCTTGGCACTCAATTTCACGGTTTACCATTCATTTTCCCTTGTAGCTGTTTTGCAATCCTAACTTGATTCCCCAAGATATTACAGACGCATACATGCAAGTGCGTGTATCTCTTCTAAACACGCACAATTATGAATTATGTTATTCTATTTGTTGTctcgctatatatatatatatatatatatatatatatatttattgatgttGTGTTGCTATACTTGATTATGATTCATTCTATATTTACACGGAAAATAATGCATGGTGTAAAAGAAccagcatttttattttttagaagaatgAAAAAAGCCTTAAGTTTTTATCAGCACGACAAACTTTTGTattaattgaaaaggaaaaggtCTCTTAAAACGCATAAAAGTTTTGTCGCTAACTGATAGAGGCATTGCCAAATGAGAAACGAGTGGCTCCGTATAGTTATAATGTAAAGACGACATGTCCATGTTCGACATTCTATGTTTGAAAGGTGctattttg carries:
- the LOC108988182 gene encoding phytoene synthase 2, chloroplastic, with the translated sequence MSVALLWIVTPSIEVSNSVGFFNSVRDGNRLLDPSISISRYWGSIRAKKGRKEKWNSCSVSTDLKFSGVGGSGLDSGSNFPVLSSMVANPAGELAVSSEQKVYDVVLKQAALVKKQLRSSGDLDVKPDIVLPGTLSLLSEAYDRCGEVCAEYAKTFYLGTLLMTPERRRAIWAIYVWCRRTDELVDGPNASHITPTALDRWESRLEDLFRGRPFDMLDAALSDTVTKFPVDIQPFKDMIEGMRMDLRKSRYKNFDELYLYCYYVAGTVGLMSVPVMGIAPDSQATTEGVYNAALALGIANQLTNILRDVGEDARRGRVYLPQDELTQAGLSDEDIFAGKVTDKWRNFMKNQIKRARMFFDEAEKGVTELSAASRWPVWASLLLYRQILDEIEANDYNNFTQRAYVSKAKKLLALPIAYTKSLVPPSRTSSLLTKA